One Pygocentrus nattereri isolate fPygNat1 chromosome 23, fPygNat1.pri, whole genome shotgun sequence genomic window carries:
- the fzd9a gene encoding frizzled-9 — protein sequence MACHMKIVILLWCQLVKVGSSLDIGAYDSERGRPAKCEPITIPMCQGIGYNMTRMPNFMKYESQEEASIKLSEFAPLVEYGCDPHLRFFLCSLYVPMCTDQVSTTIPACRPMCEQARQKCSPVLERFSFSWPDSLDCSRLPTNNDPNALCMEAPENDTVPETKKGEGMLPVPARPRQPGIGNGQQFSTSRSCDNQEKFQYVEKSETCAPRCSPTVDVFWSRQDKDFAFIWMVVWSTLCFISTAFTVLTFLLDPQRFQYPERPIIFLSMCYNVYSVAFVIRSVAGAENIACDRENGQLYIIQEGLESTGCTIVFLILYYFGMASSIWWVILTLTWFLAAGRKWGHEAIEAHSSYFHMVAWGIPAMKTIVILTMRKVAGDELTGLCYVGSMDTNALTGFVLIPLSCYLIIGTSFILTGFVALFHIRKIMKTGGTNTEKLEKLMVKIGVFSILYTVPATCVIICYFYERLNMDYWRLQALESKCVSFPGRRAEDCTLDSSVPTVAVFMLKIFMSLVVGITSGVWVWSSKTLQTWQGLCTRKLSVRTARKPCPSANCGSSHCHYKAAAAALHSAKMDLYTDSPTRV from the coding sequence ATGGCATGTCACATGAAGATTGTGATCTTACTGTGGTGCCAGCTAGTGAAGGTTGGGTCCTCACTGGACATTGGCGCATATGATAGCGAGCGGGGCAGGCCGGCAAAATGCGAGCCCATCACCATCCCCATGTGCCAAGGGATCGGCTACAACATGACACGCATGCCCAActtcatgaaatatgaaagtcaGGAAGAGGCCAGTATTAAGCTCAGTGAGTTTGCCCCTCTGGTGGAGTATGGCTGTGATCCACACCTCCGCTTTTTCTTGTGCTCCCTTTACGTCCCCATGTGTACGGATCAGGTGTCCACCACTATTCCGGCATGCCGTCCTATGTGTGAGCAGGCACGGCAAAAGTGTTCTCCCGTTCTGGAACGGTTCAGTTTTAGCTGGCCAGACTCCTTGGACTGTTCAAGGTTGCCGACTAACAATGACCCTAATGCTCTCTGCATGGAGGCTCCGGAGAACGACACTGTGCCTGAGACTAAGAAAGGGGAGGGCATGCTGCCTGTTCCTGCCCGACCCAGACAGCCTGGGATAGGGAACGGGCAACAGTTCAGCACCTCTCGGTCCTGTGATAACCAGGAGAAGTTCCAGTATGTGGAGAAGAGTGAAACATGCGCCCCACGGTGCTCCCCCACAGTGGATGTCTTCTGGTCCAGGCAAGATAAGGACTTTGCCTTCATCTGGATGGTCGTGTGGTCCACCCTCTGCTTCATCTCCACTGCCTTTACAGTCCTCACCTTCCTGCTGGACCCCCAGCGCTTCCAGTACCCTGAGCGGCCCATCATCTTCCTCTCTATGTGCTATAACGTGTACTCTGTGGCCTTCGTCATTCGCTCTGTGGCTGGTGCTGAGAACATTGCGTGTGACCGGGAAAATGGGCAGCTCTACATTATTCAAGAGGGCTTGGAGAGCACTGGATGTACCATAGTCTTCCTCATCCTTTATTACTTCGGCATGGCCAGTTCAATCTGGTGGGTCATCCTCACACTCACATGGTTCCTTGCAGCAGGTAGGAAATGGGGCCATGAAGCCATTGAGGCCCACAGCAGCTACTTCCACATGGTCGCCTGGGGCATCCCTGCTATGAAGACCATAGTCATCCTCACCATGCGTAAGGTGGCAGGGGATGAGTTGACTGGACTGTGCTATGTGGGCAGTATGGACACCAATGCTCTAACAGGCTTTGTTCTTATTCCCCTGTCCTGCTATCTGATCATAGGCACCTCTTTCATCCTCACCGGATTTGTAGCACTTTTCCACATCCGCAAAATCATGAAAACAGGAGGCACAAACACAGAGAAGCTGGAGAAGCTCATGGTGAAGATTGGGGTCTTCTCCATCCTTTACACAGTCCCTGCCACCTGCGTGATCATTTGCTACTTTTACGAGAGACTCAACATGGACTACTGGAGGCTCCAAGCTTTGGAGAGCAAATGTGTCTCGTTTCCTGGGCGCAGGGCAGAAGACTGTACCCTGGACTCCTCTGTGCCCACAGTAGCCGTATTCATGCTGAAGATATTCATGTCCCTAGTGGTGGGCATCACCAGTGGGGTGTGGGTATGGAGCTCAAAGACTCTTCAGACTTGGCAGGGCTTGTGCACTCGGAAGTTGTCAGTGCGGACAGCTCGGAAGCCCTGTCCTAGCGCCAACTGCGGCAGTTCCCACTGCCATTACAAGGCAGCTGCGGCAGCGCTCCACTCGGCCAAAATGGACCTGTACACGGACAGCCCCACGCGGGTCTGA